The genomic stretch GAATCAGGAACAAACGAGGCATAGCCGCCAAACTGGTGCAGCACGATATGCGGATGATACCCGAGTGCTCTCGTGAGCAGGGCGTGTCCCATTTCATGAATCAGGATCGAGACGAACACACAGAGCATCCAGATCACGATCAGATCGGCCTGCCCCAGGCCCCAGCCGAACAGCAGCGAGATCAGCCAGAAGAACGGATGAATCCGTACCGGAATTCCCAGGAGAGAGAATTCGATGTCATAAGGAGTCTGGGTGACGTGTCCGAACATGATGGAACCGTTTTCGGTGTGCGTCGGCGGGATGAATTAGGGATTGGCCAGGAAGTGGCAGACGTCTCCGTCGCGGACAATGTACTCCTTGCCCTCGACTCGTAGTTTGCCGGCTTCGCGAATCGCCTTCTCCGTCTTGAATTCCTGCAGGGCTTCAATCGAATAGACTTCGACACGAATGAAGGCCCGCTCAAAGTCGGTGTGGATCACACCAGCCGCCTGCGGCCCGGTCGCCCCCTGAGGGATGGTCCAGGCGCGAATTTCCTTCGGGCCAGCGGTGAAGTAGCTGTGATAGCCGAGTGTCTTGTAGGCTGCGCGGGCGACAACATTCAGGGCCGGCTCTTCCAGTCCCAGGTCGGCCAGCATCTCGGCCCGGTCGGCGTCATCCATGTCGCGAAGCTCGGCTTCGATGGCCGCACAGACGGGAACCACAACGCCGTTTTCGGCTTCGGCCCGTCGGCGAAGTTCCTGTACGTGCTCGTTTTCGCCGTGCAGATCGTCGTCGGACACATTGGCCAGATACATGACCGGCTTGGCGGTCAGCAGCGAGAAGCCCCGCATCAGCTTCTGTTCTTCGGTCGACTCGATCTCCATGCCGCGAATGGTCTGCCCCTGATCCAGACGGGCAAAGCAGCGGTCGAGCAGGGCGACGCGTTTCTTGGCTTCGGCGTCGCCGGTCTTGGCTTTCTTCTGCGACTTGTCTCGAGCCGATTCCACGGTCTGCAGATCGGCCAGAATCAGTTCGGTGTCGATCGTGTCAACGTCGCGGATCGGGTTGACGCTGCCGTCGACGTGGATCACGTCGCCGTTATCGAAGCAGCGCACGACATGAATAATGGCATCGACGTCGCGAATGTTGGCCAGGAACTTGTTGCCGAGTCCTTCCCCTTCCGAAGCCCCTTTAACAATGCCGGCAATATCAACGAGCTTGATCACCGCCGGGATGATCTTTTCGCTTTTGATGTACTGCTGGATAATCTGCAGGCGGGGATCCGGAACTTCGATCACCCCGACGTTGGGTTCGATCGTGCAGAACGGGTAGTTTTCACTGGCAATACCAGCGGCAGTCAGTGCGTTGAACAGGGTCGACTTGCCGACATTGGGAAGTCCGACGATTCCAGCTTCCATTGAGAATCAGCTCCGGGCGATATTTGACGAAGGTAAGGGGCGGGCATTGTATCGCACTGTTTGAGCAACTGCACCTCCTCACAACCCCAGAGTGTCCTGTCATCCCCCGGAAGTGCTGAATTTCGCAGGTGTTCAGGCATTCTAAGTTTGTACGTTGTGCACGATTCGGTATAAATTAGGAGAAGGACCCGTCGACAGAGATCGGGACGTCCCGATGCCGATCGCAGGTTCACCCCTATACGTACGTGGTTGGAAGATCCCACTGGCCGCGCGGATTGCTCCGCCACCCGCCTCTTTGAACTTGCCGACCGACACCCCGGCGACCGATCGCTGCCGAGACTAGCGAGTAACGACATCCTGTGACGGACGCTCAAAAGATTTTGTTTCTTACGTCGGAGGAAGACGACGGCGCGTACACGTTCGACGCGCAGGCCGAGAGGGTCTATTGCGACACGGTCCGCGAACTTGAGCAACTCTGGCAATCCACGGACTTTTCCGCTGTCGTGGTTCCGCACGACGAGACCGAAGCCAGCGACTCGCTACTGCACGTGCTCCGGATTGTCGATTACTTCCCCGATGGGCTCACGCTGCTCGATCGCAACCAGAAAATTCTCTGGTGCAACGATGCCCTGATCAAAATGCTCGATGCTCCCCAGATTAATACCGAGCCTTCGTTCTACGATCTGTTCGGCGATGTCGAACTGCTTGAGCATCAGCTTTGTCCAATCGAGAACTCCCGCCATTCCCGGGAAACCCGCACCAGCACGCTGAAGCTGAACGACAAGCAGTTCTTCGAAGTCCGGGTGACGCCGGTCATCTTCGAGCAGCGGGGCGAGGTCGAACAGTTCGTCGCGGTTGTCCGCAATACGACCGAAGCGACGTTCCAGCAACAGAAACTCAACGCGATCTACCAGGCGGGACTCGATCTGGGCGACCTGTCCCCTCAGGAGATGATCGAGCTGACCGTCGACGAACGCATCGAACTCCTCAAATCGAAGATCCTGCACTACACGCAGGATCTTCTTGAGTTTGAGACCGTCGAAATTCGGCTCATCGACAAGGATTCCAAGCAACTCCGTCCGCTGCTGGCCATGGGCATGGAAGAAGTGGCCGCCGAACGGCAGCTGTTTGTCGATGCCAAGAACAACGGCGTGACGGGATTCGTTGCCGCCTCCGGCAAGAGTTACCTCTGCGACGACATCTCCAACGATCCTCTTTATCTGCCGGGAGCCCCGGGAGCCAAGAGCTCGATGACAGTGCCACTCAGCCTCCACGACGAAGTTTTAGGAACGTTCAACGTCGAGAGCGCCGTTGATCATGCATTTGACGAGAATGACCTGCAATTCCTGGAACTGTTCAGCCGCGAAGTCGCGATCGCTCTGAATACGCTCGATCTGCTGGCGATCGAAAAGGCGTCGACCGCCGATCAGAGTACACAGAAGATCCTTCAGCAGGTCGCGATCCCTGTCGATGAGATCCTCAATGACGCGGCCTGGATTCTCGAGCGATATATCGGACACGAACCGAATGTCGCCGATCGGCTGCGTCAGATCCTGAAGCATACCCGCGACATTAAACAGAGAATTCGTGAGGTCGGCGAAACGATCGCTCCGGATGCCGCACACGTCTTATATAAGCCCAAGCACGATCGGCCGAAGCTCCGCAACAAATGTATCCTGGTAATCGACTCGGATGAGGGAGTCCGCCGGGCTGCCCACGAACTGCTTGGCCGCTTCGGGTGCCATGTGGAAACTGCCCACGATGGTGGTGAAGCTTGCCGGCTGGCCAAGTCGTCCCATTATGACGCCGTGATCGTCGACATTCGGCTCGATGACATGACCGGCTTCGACTGCTTCTGTCGTTTACGGGAAATTCACGAACAATTGCCGATCATTCTGATGACCGGGTTCGGCTACGACCCGTCTCATTCCATTGTGAAATGTCGCCAAATGGGCCTTAAAGCCGTTTTGTACAAGCCCTTTCGGCTCGATCAACTTATTAATGAGGTCGAAGGAGCCGTGATGTCTGGCGAAGACGGTCCTGACTGCGAAAGCGGATCCGGTGACTGCTGAGTTTCCGACATCAGGGGCACTTTTGGGGATCGATTACGGTTCGAAGCGGGTCGGAATCGCGATTTCGACCCCCGATCAGTCGATTGCCTCCGCTTTAGAGATCATGCAGCGGTCTCAACCGGCCCCGGAAGCACGCACAATCTGTAAGATCTGCAATGAATATCGCATCAAAGGGCTCGTGGTCGGACTGCCCGTTCACATGAGCGGAGACGAAGGTGAGAAGGCGAAGCTCGCCCGGGAATACGGGGACTGGCTCGGCGAAGAGACTTCGCTTCCTGTCACTTACTGGGACGAGCGTTTCACCAGCTCTATAGCTGACAACCACTTACGCGAATTCGGATTGTCGCAAGCCAAACGCAAGCAACATCTCGACAAGCTGGCCGCCCAGTCTATGCTCCAGTCGTTTCTCGATGCTCCCGACCGCTCGGCACCGCCTTCGGCTCTTCACGGCCGGTGACTTGAACCAAATCTTAAGATTTTATCTGGACACGCCAGAGGGGTATCCCATATCACTCGGCCCTCAAGCCTGTCCTATCGCCCGCACCATCCCTTCCCGCGGGCAACGATGACAAAACTATCCAACCGAATCGTCATCTGTCGCTCTTGCGTCCTGCAAGAGAGCGGAGTTCCCACCCATGCAGTCAGTACTGCAAAGAAATCTGAGCCTGATCTTCCCGGTGCTCATCATCACCTCGGTGCTGGTGATCGTTGCGCCGATGCCGCCGATCATGATGGACATGCTTCTGGCATGTAACATCACGCTCGCGGTGATCATTCTGCTCACGACGATTCACGTACAAAACCCGCTTGAATTCAGCGTCTTCCCGGCCATTTTGCTCGGTACCACGCTTTCTCGACTCGTGCTCAACGTCGCTTCCACTCGACTGATTCTGACCGGGGCCGCGACCCAGGGAACGGAAGCAGCCGGGGGCGTGATTGCGGCCTTCGGCGGGTTTGTCGCCGGCGGTTCGCCTACAGTCGGGGTGATTATCTTCGTCATTCTGATCGCGATTCAGTTCCTGGTGATTACCAAAGGTGCCACGCGTATCAGTGAAGTGGCCGCCCGATTCGCCCTCGACGGGATGCCGGGTAAGCAGATGGCGATTGATGCCGACCTGAATGCCGGACTGATCACGTCCGAACAGGCCAAAGCCCGTCGTGAAGAAATCAGCCAGCAGGCCGACTTCTACGGGGCGATGGACGGTGCCAGTAAGTTCGTCCGTGGCGATGCCATCGCCAGTATCGTGATTACGATCATCAATATCATCGGCGGCTTCTACGTCGGCATGGTCCAGGAAGGCATGGCCTTCGGAGACGCGATCAGTGTCTTCACCACGCTGACCATTGGGGACGGACTCGTCACCCAGGTGCCCGCCTTTCTGATTTCACTGGCCGCCGGCCTGATTGTGACCCGGACCAGTATCGACAGTAACCTCCCGGGAGATATGGTCGGGCAGTTGTTCCGCCATCCGGTCGCCATGTTCCTGGCCTCCGCGTTTCTCGTCTGTCTGGCTTTCACTGGTCTGCCAACCGCTCCAATGCTTTCGCTCGGCGTCGGCTGTGCGGCAATCGGCGTGATGTTGCAACAGAATACCCAGCGGCAGATCGTGCAGCAGGAACACGAACAACAGGAACAGGAACAGCAGCCAAAGCCGGCTCCGACACCGGAAGACCATCTGCAGGTCGATCCGATGGAACTCGACCTCGGAATTGCCCTGCTGCAACTGGCCGATCCTTCCCGTGGCGGCGACCTGCTCGATCGGGTCACCAAGGTTCGCAACCGCATCGCACAGGACCTGGGGATCATCATGCCGAAGGTTCGCATTCGGGATAACATGCGGCTCAAGCAGCGGGACTATCAATTCAAGATTCGCGGCGTGCCGATTGCCTGGGGCGAGATTCATGCCGATCGCCTGCTCGCCATCAATACCGGACTGGCCAGCGGAGACATTCAGGGCCTCGACACCATTGAACCGGCCTACGGCCGCCCCGCAAAGTGGATTGAACCACGCCAGCGGGAACGAGCCGAGATGATGGGATTCAGCATCGTCGAACCGAGTGCCGTTCTGGTCACTCATCTGACGGAAGTCGTGCGTGACCACGCCGGCGAACTCCTGTCGCGACAGCAGGTTCATGAACTGCTCGAACACCTCAAAGAAACCTCACCGAAGGTCGTCGAAGAACTCGTCCCCGATATCCTCCGAGCCAGTCAGGTTCAACAGGTCCTCGAAAACCTGCTGCAGGAACGGGTGCCGATTCGCGATCTCGAAGCCATTCTCGAAACACTCTCCGACTTCGCCGATCGGACCAAGGACCTCACGATCCTCACCGAGTATGTCCGCCACGCGTTGTCCCGGACTCTCTGCCAGCAGTATCGCGATTCGAAGCGTGTCATGCATGTTGTGACCCTCGATCCGTCCCTGGAAGATGTTCTGGCAGCCGGATTTGAATTCACTGAACGAGGACTGATCAGCAAACTCTCGCAGCCGATCTGCGAAGCGGTCGTCAAAGGGCTGGCTGATCAACTCGAGAAACTGGTCCGCACCGGTCACGCTCCCGTCGTGATCTGCACACCGCAGGTGCGGGCGGGTCTGAAACTGATCACGTCGGGCGATCTGCCCAAACTGGCTGTCCTCAGCCTTAATGAAATCACTCGGGATACGGAGGTTGAAGCTGTCGGCCACGTGTCCCACTCTGTCCTCCCCCAATCATCGCGGCAACGCGAACAAGCTCCCCCCTCTCCGGGACGTCCCACGCCCCGTCAAACTGTCTAATGAGCCTTTCCAGGGCTCACTGAAACCGAACACCGAGCCTCACCAGGGCTCAATCCCCCCTTCCTCAATACGATCGAAGTCGACATCTCGGGCTGCGTGCCGCTGGCTTCGCCAGTGCTTTCCACAGAAGGCCGCACACAGCACGACCCCGGCAGGACGCCAGCGTCACCCGAACTGTTGACATCACCCTACCTAATTTAATCCCTCCCTTCCTGACGACGTCAAAACGCTCCTCCCCGGTGCGGCGTAGAACGTACGTTCGTCTCCCAAGGAATTCCCATGTCGGACTTCAGAACCTATCGCGCCGATACGATGCAGGAAGCTCTCCGCCTGGTCCGGGAAGATCTCGGTCCTGATGCACTGATCTTCCATACGCGTCAGATTGCTCGCAAAGGGAAATTCCCCTGGCAGAAGGAACGCGTGGAGACTGAGATCGTCGCAATCCCCGACGATGGTCAAGGTCCGGTTCCCGCCCCGAGTCGGCGCCGCCCGACACCTGCTCCCGTTCGCGACGAGCAGGAAGAAGCCGCTGCACCCGATCTTTCGGTTTATCAGCAACGCCCCGCACAACGATCCACTCCAGTAGATAGAGGAATCAGCGACGATCGTCGACGCGAAGAACCCGTCTCTCCGGTCGTTCACACTTCGAAGAAATCCAGCGAACCTGCCCAGCGAAAAGCCGATGAGCTCGAATCACGCAAACTCGAGCGAATGGTCAGCGAGCGACTCGACGCCATGCAGAAGATGGTCGAGCAGTTGACCGCCCAGGTGAAACAGGGCGTCTCCCGTGACATTCCGCCGGAGCTGTTCACGCTCTACACCGAACTGATGGACGCCGAGGTCGAAGAATCTCTCGCTCGCGAATTGATCACCCGCCTGAAGACCCGCTGCGATATCCGCGAACTCAACGATCCCGAAGCTCTGCATCGCAAACTGTTCGCGATGATCGAATCAGAAATTCGCTGCAACGGCTCGATTGAAGTCACGCCTGGACAGACCAGAGTCGTTGCTCTCGTCGGCCCCACGGGTGTCGGCAAAACAACGACGATTGCCAAGCTGGCTGCCAACTTCCGCCTGCGGGACAACATCCGCATGGGATTGATTACGGTCGACACCTACCGGATCGCCGCTGTTGAACAGCTCCGCACGTATGCGGAAATCATCGATCTCCCGATGAAGGTGGTCACCTCGGCTGCGGAGATGAAACAGGCCGTCGACGACCTGGCCGGGATGGATCTGATCCTGATCGACACCGCTGGCCGGAGCCCGCAGGACGACCTGAAACTGCAGGAACTCAAGACGGTTCTTTCCGACATCGTCGTCGACGAAATTCACCTCGTCCTCAGTGCGACCGCTGGCTATCGACATCTGCGAACAACGGTCGAGAAGTTCCAGTCGATCCGTCCCACCTCCACGATTCTCACCAAGCTCGACGAAGCTCCCGGACTCGGAAGCATCATGAATGTCGGTCAACTCGGGTTGCCGCTGAGCTATCTCACCACCGGCCAGAACGTCCCTCACGACATCGAGCCGGCTCACGCCACCCGCGCCACGCGGCTGATCCTGGGACAGGAGCGAGTCTCCTTGCCCGCTCCTGTCTGACTTCTCGCTGATCCTCCGCTCGTCTCCTCTTCACTCAGAACATTCCGACCATCATGACCAACCCCCACATCGACCAGGCCGCCGAACTGCGATCACTGATCAACCAGGCGAAATCCGCCTGGAGCAGCAGCTCAGCAATGGCTCCGGCGTCGCCTCGACGTTCCGCTCACACGATTGCCGTGACGAGCGGTAAAGGAGGCGTCGGCAAGTCGGTCATCTCGCTGAATCTGGCAATTGCACTGGCCAGCGAAGGGCATCGCGTCTGCGTGCTCGATGCCGATCTTGGACTGGGCAATCTCGATCTGATGTGCGGTCTGAACGGCTACTGGAATCTCTCCCACGTCCTCAACAACTCACGCTCTCTCCGCGAGATCATGCTCCCCGGACCAGCCGGAATTTCGATTCTGCCCGGAGCGAGCGGACTGGTCGACCTGGCCGATTCCCCCAGCGGCGAGCGGGAACGACTGCTCAAGGAACTTAATCAGCTCGATCAGGAATTCGACTTCCTGATCCTCGACTGTGGCAGCGGCGTGCATCGCAGCACGCGTCAATTCGCTGCCGGTGCAGACACGGTGTTGCTCGTTTCGACGCTGGAAATCACGTCTCTGGCCGACACCTACGCCGCCTTGAAGGTCTATCACGCCAGCGAGCTGCCCGACATTCGCCTGCTGTTCAACCGCTGCGACACCCGCGAGGCTCAGCAGGCAATTACGAATCTCAAGAAAACATCACGGCAGTTTCTGAACGCCGACGTCAACGTCCTGGGCTGCGTACCGGAGGACGAATCGATTCGCCGGTCCATTGCCACACGGCGGCCGGCGATGGTTCAGGACGCTCAAACGGCGGCCTGCCAGGCGATCCAACAACTGGGTCGGCTGCTGGCTGTCACTCATCAGAACACTCTGGCTTCGGCAGTTGAACCGATCGGAAAACGGTTGCTGGCGGAGAAGCAGGCTGCGGCCTGACCAGAACGAGGAAGCACCGTTGGAGAAATCACGTTTCCGGGTTGATTATGCGTTCGTACTAAGCGGGAAACGGAACATTTCTACAACTGTCAAGATTTAACGATTAAAGAATTTACACGGAAAGGACTGAATTTACATCACGCGAAATGCCGATCTCTGATGAAGTGTTTACTCATCGAATGAATTCCTGAAGGGCAATTCATCGACGAACAAATAAGGCATCGGAATCGGAAATGGCACTTCACTTCGCCTTTCATGTTGGCTCACTTGCCTTTGTGACGACGCTTGTCCGTTGCATCTGGGAAGGGGCTGCCTTTTCAAGCGGGATCACGAACTCTGCAATCACGGGCCTGGTCTTCTTTGGCATTGGTTTTGCCATTGGAGAAATCAGTCGCCACATGATGGAAGAACTCGCCGCCCGCGAACTGGCAGCTTCAAGTGACCTTCAGGAAGCCGAGCAAAACGGTCTGAAGTCGTCCGCCGGTTCGACTGGTCAATAAGACCTGTCGGCAGTCCGCGACCAGGACCGCGCTGGAAGTGCTTACCCATAAGACCGCTGCCAATTGCCGACGGCAGAAATACGGTCGCTACAAGATCTGCGAGTAAACCACTTTCATTCTGGGCAAGCGTCTCTGGACGGACTCAGCTGCCGCAAGGCAACAATGAGACACTCAATGGAGGAGTCAATGGCGACAAAATTATCACCAGAGGAAATCCAAGAAACTTGGGAAGCCTATAAAAAAGATCAGACGAACCAGCGACTGCGCAATCGTCTGATCGAACGGTACCTGCCTCTGGTTCGTTATAACGCAGAACGCGTCTGGGCCAAGTTGCCCGAAGGCGTCGACATGAATGACCTCATGTCAGCCGGCGTGTTCGGACTGATGGATGCGATCGACGCATTCGATATGTCCCGCGGCGTGAAATTCGAAACCTATTGCGTTCCGCGTATTCGCGGGGCCATGCTCGACGAACTGCGAACCATGGACTGGGTTCCTCGTCTCGTTCGCAGCAAGGCCAGCAAGCTTGAAGCGGCTCGCAAAGCCGTGGAAGCCGAGGTCGGCCGTCCCCCGACGGACCGTGAAATTGCAAGAAAGCTCGAGATTCCACTCGAAGAGTTCGACAAGATGAAGACGGAAGCTTCCGCCGTGAATCTCGTCAGCCTCAACAAGAAGTGGTACGAGACCGACAGCTATAAAGACGTTCGTGAAGTCGACATTCTGGAAGACGGCAAGGGTGAAGACCCGACCAACGGCATCCAGAAACGCGACATCATGAAGCTCGTCACCAAGGGTCTGAATCGCAACGAGCGGCTCATCATGATCCTGTACTACTACGAAGAACTGACGATGAAGGAAATCGGGACCACGCTCGGACTCTCCGAGTCCCGCGTGAGCCAGATGCATTCCAGCATCGTCAATCGACTGAAAGATCAGCTCCGCCAGCGACGGCCGGAATTCGCCTGATCCACAGCAGTTGAGTTTGTCCAACAGAGCGGGGCGGAGTGGTCACCAACACTCCGCCCCGCTTGCGTTGGTAGCCCGTGATGTTCGAGCACTCATGGAGTGGCGGTAACTCACCGTCGAATGGATGTGCGATGCTCGACCAGCAAATCAGCGGCTCGTCGGAAAAAGAAGTGGAGCCTTCGACGGAAGCCCAACGAATCTAATCTCAGCCAGACGCATTCGGCGACAAGATGCCGCCGCTACGGATTGCCTGGCAGACGTGCAGCACATGTTGTCGCCGGTCGCCAGGAGGCGATCAGCTTTCGGCGATCTCGAACAGAGCTTCACGGCGGCCGTCGGCGCTCACAGCGAATGGCATCCAGAGCAGGGCGACATCGGCGACGTTGATATCGCTTTTCCGCGGCCTCACGGGGTAGCGTTCGACCGGCAACTGAGCCGGGTCCACACGCTGTTCGAGCGTCTCGACTTCCTTGTCGAACTCCTTCTCAAGCGAATGCAGTTTCTCCTGCTCAACCTTCAGCTTCTCCTGAGCGACGGCGATATCCCCCTTCTCTCGAGCAGCGCGGCCCGCGCTACGCATCGCGGTCGCTCCTTTGGAGACGTTCGTTTTCGAGAGCACTTTCCGCCCCATCAACGCCCCGAGAATCGAAGACCCGATCGAGATGAACGAACTGTAGGACTGCTCCTTGAACTGTGCTTCCTCTCGCTTCACCCGCTCTTCGGCTCGAAGCACGCGATCACGGGCCGTTTCAAATTTCGATTTGTACTTCGCCTTCAGCTTCTCCACATCGAGATCATTCTGCTCGCGAATCTCTTGCGCCACCCGCATTCGAAATCCGGACTCGGACTCCTCCGGAGTGGAGTAGAGTGACGACTCCGGCTCCCGCCACAACGGCAGGGAAACGTCTCGATAGATGTAATCCCGAAGATGCTTCCGCCACGATCGGTAGTTGTTGTACTTCGTCAGATCGGACGAGAGTTCCGCGAAGCCGGCATTGGATTCCGCGGACGACTCGAACGACAG from Rubinisphaera margarita encodes the following:
- the flhA gene encoding flagellar biosynthesis protein FlhA — its product is MQSVLQRNLSLIFPVLIITSVLVIVAPMPPIMMDMLLACNITLAVIILLTTIHVQNPLEFSVFPAILLGTTLSRLVLNVASTRLILTGAATQGTEAAGGVIAAFGGFVAGGSPTVGVIIFVILIAIQFLVITKGATRISEVAARFALDGMPGKQMAIDADLNAGLITSEQAKARREEISQQADFYGAMDGASKFVRGDAIASIVITIINIIGGFYVGMVQEGMAFGDAISVFTTLTIGDGLVTQVPAFLISLAAGLIVTRTSIDSNLPGDMVGQLFRHPVAMFLASAFLVCLAFTGLPTAPMLSLGVGCAAIGVMLQQNTQRQIVQQEHEQQEQEQQPKPAPTPEDHLQVDPMELDLGIALLQLADPSRGGDLLDRVTKVRNRIAQDLGIIMPKVRIRDNMRLKQRDYQFKIRGVPIAWGEIHADRLLAINTGLASGDIQGLDTIEPAYGRPAKWIEPRQRERAEMMGFSIVEPSAVLVTHLTEVVRDHAGELLSRQQVHELLEHLKETSPKVVEELVPDILRASQVQQVLENLLQERVPIRDLEAILETLSDFADRTKDLTILTEYVRHALSRTLCQQYRDSKRVMHVVTLDPSLEDVLAAGFEFTERGLISKLSQPICEAVVKGLADQLEKLVRTGHAPVVICTPQVRAGLKLITSGDLPKLAVLSLNEITRDTEVEAVGHVSHSVLPQSSRQREQAPPSPGRPTPRQTV
- a CDS encoding FliA/WhiG family RNA polymerase sigma factor, yielding MATKLSPEEIQETWEAYKKDQTNQRLRNRLIERYLPLVRYNAERVWAKLPEGVDMNDLMSAGVFGLMDAIDAFDMSRGVKFETYCVPRIRGAMLDELRTMDWVPRLVRSKASKLEAARKAVEAEVGRPPTDREIARKLEIPLEEFDKMKTEASAVNLVSLNKKWYETDSYKDVREVDILEDGKGEDPTNGIQKRDIMKLVTKGLNRNERLIMILYYYEELTMKEIGTTLGLSESRVSQMHSSIVNRLKDQLRQRRPEFA
- a CDS encoding MinD/ParA family protein codes for the protein MTNPHIDQAAELRSLINQAKSAWSSSSAMAPASPRRSAHTIAVTSGKGGVGKSVISLNLAIALASEGHRVCVLDADLGLGNLDLMCGLNGYWNLSHVLNNSRSLREIMLPGPAGISILPGASGLVDLADSPSGERERLLKELNQLDQEFDFLILDCGSGVHRSTRQFAAGADTVLLVSTLEITSLADTYAALKVYHASELPDIRLLFNRCDTREAQQAITNLKKTSRQFLNADVNVLGCVPEDESIRRSIATRRPAMVQDAQTAACQAIQQLGRLLAVTHQNTLASAVEPIGKRLLAEKQAAA
- the ychF gene encoding redox-regulated ATPase YchF, whose amino-acid sequence is MEAGIVGLPNVGKSTLFNALTAAGIASENYPFCTIEPNVGVIEVPDPRLQIIQQYIKSEKIIPAVIKLVDIAGIVKGASEGEGLGNKFLANIRDVDAIIHVVRCFDNGDVIHVDGSVNPIRDVDTIDTELILADLQTVESARDKSQKKAKTGDAEAKKRVALLDRCFARLDQGQTIRGMEIESTEEQKLMRGFSLLTAKPVMYLANVSDDDLHGENEHVQELRRRAEAENGVVVPVCAAIEAELRDMDDADRAEMLADLGLEEPALNVVARAAYKTLGYHSYFTAGPKEIRAWTIPQGATGPQAAGVIHTDFERAFIRVEVYSIEALQEFKTEKAIREAGKLRVEGKEYIVRDGDVCHFLANP
- the flhF gene encoding flagellar biosynthesis protein FlhF; amino-acid sequence: MSDFRTYRADTMQEALRLVREDLGPDALIFHTRQIARKGKFPWQKERVETEIVAIPDDGQGPVPAPSRRRPTPAPVRDEQEEAAAPDLSVYQQRPAQRSTPVDRGISDDRRREEPVSPVVHTSKKSSEPAQRKADELESRKLERMVSERLDAMQKMVEQLTAQVKQGVSRDIPPELFTLYTELMDAEVEESLARELITRLKTRCDIRELNDPEALHRKLFAMIESEIRCNGSIEVTPGQTRVVALVGPTGVGKTTTIAKLAANFRLRDNIRMGLITVDTYRIAAVEQLRTYAEIIDLPMKVVTSAAEMKQAVDDLAGMDLILIDTAGRSPQDDLKLQELKTVLSDIVVDEIHLVLSATAGYRHLRTTVEKFQSIRPTSTILTKLDEAPGLGSIMNVGQLGLPLSYLTTGQNVPHDIEPAHATRATRLILGQERVSLPAPV
- the ruvX gene encoding Holliday junction resolvase RuvX, coding for MTAEFPTSGALLGIDYGSKRVGIAISTPDQSIASALEIMQRSQPAPEARTICKICNEYRIKGLVVGLPVHMSGDEGEKAKLAREYGDWLGEETSLPVTYWDERFTSSIADNHLREFGLSQAKRKQHLDKLAAQSMLQSFLDAPDRSAPPSALHGR
- a CDS encoding response regulator — its product is MTDAQKILFLTSEEDDGAYTFDAQAERVYCDTVRELEQLWQSTDFSAVVVPHDETEASDSLLHVLRIVDYFPDGLTLLDRNQKILWCNDALIKMLDAPQINTEPSFYDLFGDVELLEHQLCPIENSRHSRETRTSTLKLNDKQFFEVRVTPVIFEQRGEVEQFVAVVRNTTEATFQQQKLNAIYQAGLDLGDLSPQEMIELTVDERIELLKSKILHYTQDLLEFETVEIRLIDKDSKQLRPLLAMGMEEVAAERQLFVDAKNNGVTGFVAASGKSYLCDDISNDPLYLPGAPGAKSSMTVPLSLHDEVLGTFNVESAVDHAFDENDLQFLELFSREVAIALNTLDLLAIEKASTADQSTQKILQQVAIPVDEILNDAAWILERYIGHEPNVADRLRQILKHTRDIKQRIREVGETIAPDAAHVLYKPKHDRPKLRNKCILVIDSDEGVRRAAHELLGRFGCHVETAHDGGEACRLAKSSHYDAVIVDIRLDDMTGFDCFCRLREIHEQLPIILMTGFGYDPSHSIVKCRQMGLKAVLYKPFRLDQLINEVEGAVMSGEDGPDCESGSGDC